One genomic window of alpha proteobacterium U9-1i includes the following:
- a CDS encoding ABC transporter ATP-binding protein, giving the protein MLRGDRVSKPVHEFETYLHSMELLRGEGWVGDAYPFNLSAVRGWDRLFFHPKVTYFVGENGSGKSTLIEAIAVALGFNAEGGSRNFNFATHASHSSLHNQLRLARSPRRRRDGYFLRAESFFNVATEIHRLDEEPDGPPIINSYGGRSLHAMSHGQSFMALLENRFGGDGLYILDEPEAALSPNRQMGFLARMHELIGQRSQFIIATHSPIILAYPDATIYELSDNGLSETAYEDLEHVQVTKNFLNRREIFLEALLGDD; this is encoded by the coding sequence TTGCTCCGGGGTGATCGCGTGAGCAAACCAGTCCACGAGTTCGAGACCTATCTCCACTCGATGGAGCTGTTGCGCGGCGAGGGCTGGGTAGGCGACGCCTACCCTTTCAACCTCTCCGCGGTGCGCGGTTGGGATCGCCTCTTCTTCCATCCGAAGGTGACGTACTTCGTCGGCGAAAACGGCAGCGGAAAATCAACTTTGATCGAGGCGATCGCGGTCGCCTTGGGCTTCAACGCGGAAGGCGGCAGCCGCAATTTTAACTTCGCGACCCACGCGTCACATTCGTCGCTTCACAACCAATTGCGCTTGGCGCGCTCTCCCCGCCGCCGACGCGACGGGTACTTCTTGCGCGCTGAAAGCTTCTTCAATGTGGCGACGGAAATTCACAGATTGGACGAAGAGCCCGATGGCCCGCCCATCATAAATTCTTATGGCGGTCGTTCATTGCACGCCATGAGTCATGGTCAATCATTCATGGCGCTTCTGGAGAATCGCTTTGGCGGCGACGGCCTCTACATCCTCGACGAACCGGAAGCGGCGCTCTCGCCCAATCGGCAGATGGGGTTTCTTGCGCGCATGCATGAATTGATCGGTCAGCGCTCGCAATTCATCATCGCCACCCACTCGCCTATCATCCTCGCGTATCCGGACGCGACGATCTACGAGCTCTCCGACAACGGCCTGTCAGAGACAGCATACGAAGATCTGGAGCATGTCCAGGTCACCAAGAATTTCCTCAATCGTCGCGAGATTTTTCTTGAGGCGTTGCTGGGCGACGACTAG